Genomic segment of Xenopus laevis strain J_2021 chromosome 4S, Xenopus_laevis_v10.1, whole genome shotgun sequence:
CCTCTCCTCTTCCCAATCCAGGAACTGACATTCCCAACCAGGAAGTGTATTTCTGCGCATGCTAATTTGGCTTATTTCCTTCTGTTCCTATAGGATTCAATAAAAGATGTTCATGTTAAAGGGCTGGTGTACACTTGGATCGAGAAGGACATGGGTATGGGATTGATCCTTTAGTGTCCCCTAATAATATTATTATCTAGACACTGTGGGACTTTTGTTTGTGTATCAGACTCCTCCCAGGTTTCCCCCATGTAACATTATCCCAGAGCCCCCACAAAGTTATTATCACTAACCCCCAACATACAATATCTTCTCTCTGCAGAACATCGGATTCTCCGTGGGGATGAGGTTTCTGCCGTGTTGAACAGACTCCTGAATCACAAAAAGAAACTTTTCCTCATAACCAACAGCCCTTTCAGCTTTGTGTGAGTGTCAGCTCTGCTGCCAGATTGGGCTCCTATTGACCCATTATGAAAAAGAGGGCAAGGGGGGCAGTAGAAGGTTTTGGTTGTTGGCACTGGGGTGGGGGGATTCTGGCAACACCAATGAGGGTACAAGGTGCCTGGGATTTGGgcaacactgggggggggggtatttataaTTTGGATTGTTTACTATAGGAATTAGCTGTTTCTTCAGTAAGAAAAACAACTGCTGCCCAATCAGGAATGTTGTTGTTATTTGGAAGGTATTGATATGTTGTGTAAGTGACTCTTCATGGGGCACTGGGCTCCTACATGGGGCCACACAGTATCTACTAAATGGGGGTCCTGTTAGCCCCTAGTCACCAGCACCAGTTTATCCTGgggcccaagtttttttttttaaattaacacagAGAGGCCTGTTTATCGGCAGAGATTTTTTAGgttgataataaatattgaacattcaATTATGTCGAAACTATAAATTTAATTTGGTTTTagctccaaaaaaaaatcattgtaaaaaTGTGAATCCCAATGTTCCCAAATGAGCCGGTATCTGCCCCAAACCTTGTGACATGGAGAGGAGATTTCTGGCTTGGATGACCCCCATTTCTGATGTGCCCCCCTCACAAACCCTCTTTTTGAGTATGAAGGGTGTGGGCAGGTGACATGGAGATGGATTAAGGATTATGTTGTTTCTTACAGAGATAAAGGGATGAAGCACATGGTGGGCAAGGACTGGCGCGATCTTTTTGATGTGATCATTGTAAAGGCCGACAAACCTGCTTTCTTCACCGACTGGCGCAAGTACGTTCCCTCCTCCCGTAACATTCCCATTGGATATCTGGGATAAAGTTCCCACCTGTCCCCATCTCCCGGGGACAGGCCTCCCTTCCTTTTGCCAGTAGTACCAGGGTTGTGCCAGTGTATCTGCCTCTGTGAGTAGTACCAGGGTTGTGCCAGTGTATCTGCCCCTGTGAGTAGTACAAGGGTTGTGCCGGTGTATCTACCCCTGTGAGTAGTACCAGGGTTGTGCCAGTGTATCTGCCCCAGTGAGTAGTACAAGGGTTGTGCCGGTGTATCTGCCCCAGGGAGTAGTACAAGGGTTGTGCCGGGGTATCTGCCCCTGGGAGTAGTACCAGGGTTGTGCCAGTGTATCTGCCCCTGTGAGTAGTACCAGGGTTGTGCCAGTGTATCTGCCCCTGTGAGTAGTACCAGGGTTGTGCCGGTGTATCTGCCCCAGGGAGTAGTACCAGGGTTGTGCCAGTGTATCTGCCTCTGTGAGTAGTACCAGGGTTGTGCCAGTGTATCTGCCCCTGTGAGTAGTACAAGGGTTGTGCCGGTGTATCTACCCCTGTGAGTAGTACCAGGGTTGTGCCAGTGTATCTGCCCCAGTGAGTAGTACAAGGGTTGTGCCGGTGTATCTGCCCCAGGGAGTAGTACAAGGGTTGTGCCGGGGTATCTGCCCCTGGGAGTAGTACCAGGGTTGTGCCAGTGTATCTGCCCCTGTGAGTAGTACCAGGGTTGTGCCAGTGTATCTGCCCCTGTGAGTAGTACCAGGTTGTGCCAGTGTATCTTGCCCCTGTGAGTAGTACCAGGGTTGTGCCGGGGTATCTGCCCCAGGGAGTAGTACAAGGGTTGTGCCAGTGTATCTGCCCCTGTGAGTAGTACCAGGGTTGTGCCGGTGTATCTGCCCCAGGGAGTAGTAAAGGGTTGTGCAGTGTATCTGCCCCTGTGAGTAGTACCAGGGTTGTGCCAGTGTATCTGCCCCTGTGAGTAGTACAAGGGTTGTGCCGGTGTATCTGCCCCTGTGAGTAGTACAAGGGTTGTGCCGGTGTATCTGCCCCAGGGAGTAGTACCAGGGTTGTGCCAGTGTATCTGCCCCTGTGAGTAGTACCAGGGTTGTGCCAGTGTATCTGCCCCTGTGAGTAGTGCCAGGGTTGTGCCAGTGTATCTGCCCTGTGATAGTACCAGGGTTGTGCCGTGTATCTGCCCCTGTGAGTAGTACACAGGGTTGTGCGGTGTATCTGCCCCTGTGAGTAAGTACCAGGGTTGTGCCAGTGTATCTGCCTCTGTGAGTAGTACCAGGGTTGTGCCAGTGTATCTGCCCCTGTGAGTAGTGCCAGGGTTGTGCCAGTGTATCTGCCCCTGTGAGTAGTACCAGGGTTGTGCCGGTGTATCTGCCCCTGTGAGTAGTACCAGGGTTGTGCCGGTGTATCTGCCCCTGTGAGTAGTACCAGGGTTGTGCCAGTGTATCTGCCCTTGTGAGTATACCAGGGTTTGTGCCGGTGTATCTGCCCCAGGGAGTAGTACCAGGGTTGTGCCAGTGTATCTGCCTCTGTGAGTAGTACCAGGGTTGTGCCAGTGTATCTGCCCCTGTGAGTAGTACAAGGGTTGTGCCGGTGTATCTACCCCTGTGAGTAGTACCAGGGTTGTGCCAGTGTATCTGCCCCAGTGAGTAGTACAAGGGTTGTGCCGGTGTATCTGCCCCAGGGAGTAGTACAAGGGTTGTGCCGGGGTATCTGCCCCTGGGAGTAGTACCAGGGTTGTGCCAGTGTATCTGCCCCTGTGAGTAGTACCAGGGTTGTGCCGGTGTATCTGCCCCAGGGAGTAGTACAAGGGTTGTGCCAGTGTATCTGCCCCTGTGAGTAGTACCAGGGTTGTGCCGGTGTATCTGCCCCAGGGAGTAGTACCAGGGTTGTGCCAGTGTATCTGCCTCTGTGAGTAGTACCAGGGTTGTGCCAGTGTATCTGCCCCTGTGAGTAGTACAAGGGTTGTGCCGGTGTATCTACCCCTGTGAGTAGTACCAGGGTTGTGCCAGTGTATCTGCCCCAGTGAGTAGTACAAGGGTTGTGCCGGTGTATCTGCCCCAGGGAGTAGTACAAGGGTTGTGCCGGGGTATCTGCCCCTGGGAGTAGTACCAGGGTTGTGCCAGTGTATCTGCCCCTGTGAGTAGTACCAGGGTTGTGCCAGTGTATCTGCCCCTGTGAGTAGTACCAGGGTTGTGCCAGTGTATCTGCCCCTGTGAGTAGTACCAGGGTTGTGCCGGTGTATCTGCCCCAGGGAGTAGTACAAGGGTTGTGCCAGTGTATCTGCCCCTGTGAGTAGTACCAGGGTTGTGCCGGTGTATCTGCCCCTGTGAGTAGTACCAGGGTTGTGCCGGTGTATCTGCCCCTGTGAGTAGTACCAGGGTTGTGCCAGTGTATCTGCCTCTGTGAGTAGTACCAGGGTTGTGCCAGTGTATCTGCCCCTGTGAGTAGTACCAGGGTTGTGCCGGTGTATCTGCCCCAGTGAGTAGTACCAGGGTTGTGCCGGGGTATCTAGGAAGTGCATTAGACAATCAGGACTTTATTGTTCTGTTTCCAGGCCCTTCCGGAGACTTGATGAGAAGGGGGCACTGCAGTGGGACAAGATTAACTGCctggaaaaaggcaaaatatacaaACAGGTAACGGTGGGAAACTCATTTGGCAGATGGAGGTCTCAGCCCCTGTAGTTTTACATGGGAACCAATTAACCTGGTAGACCCAACTAGTTTGGTACCTCAAGTTAACCATGTGTCCCTTATTCTGCTTGGGGCCAGGACCGGATGATGGCAGTTACAAGGGATAGTACGAGAATTTGGATTCATAGGGGTCTAACAATAAAAGGGGGATTCTTTGGCTGCATTAGGAGGGATTTGTACCCCAGGATGTACATGTGACTGGAAATAATTGTTATTTGaggattatataaaatataagggggAAATATCCACAGAACACATTGGGCCCAGGCATGGCAGAACAAGGTGGCAGTTAGATACCCCAAAGCACATTGCCAAGAAAGTGGGAAATTGGCATTGCCAGTGGGGTTACAAGAGTAGGGGCGATATAGTTAGGTAGTAGTAATATGACGATAGGAAATTAGGGAATTGTGAGGAGCAGAGTTGGGTGGGGACCTACATATCTTCCTCACTGCCAAAGTGTATTGATTCTTCTCATGATTCTCTAGGGAAACCTCTTTGAGTTTCTTCAGCTGACCGGCTGGAGAGGATCCAAAGTGCTGTATTTTGGGGACCATCTGTACAGTGACCTTGCTGTAAGTACTGAGCCCAAGGGGCAGCGAGGGAAGGTTCTGTATTTCACCCTAAACCCATGTGCAACGTTCCCACTAGGACCTGATGGTGAGACATGGCTGGAGGACGGGGGCCATTGTGCCAGAGCTAGAAGCTGAGATTCGGATAATAAACAGTGAGCAGTACATGCACTCACTCACCTGGCAGCAGGCACTTACTGGGCTCCTGGAGAGAATGCAGGTAAGAACCACATCCCATCATCCAATGACAATGGCGCCCTCCTGCCATCACATAGAGTCTAGTTAATGTGCCAATGGACAAAGTTCCATCTTTTCCTCCCACACTTGTTCTGGTTACAGTAAGAgccgcagtatttctggtcaggtgatctcagggggacacagacCCTCAAAAAGTGGGACTCAAGATATGATCTGTATGCATATATAATAGTCCAGAGATGCCGGCACTCATGTTTGCAACACCAAACATAGTAGACAATGAAAGGGGGCCACATTCACAggacttaataaataataataataataaccagcaAAGCCATTGTAGAACGTACAGCACTTACCTTGTCACCTGGAGCCAATGAGCAAATCTTCATCCTTTGCCTCCTCTGCAGATGCACCAAGATGCCGAGTCTAAGCAGATCCTTCTGGAATGGCTGGAGGAGCGTCAAGAGCTCAGGTGCTTGGGATTATGGGAAAGAATTCTACCTATCAATCATTAGCCATAACCTGTAGCTTCTCCCTCCCCATTAGTGACTTAGTAGCACAATATACAGATGATTGATCTTACTGGTCCAGATGGGCTTCTTGTAGATTTGATTTCCATATTGTTCCAATGTTACTGTTACTCGTCAGTTGTTAATGAAATGTAAGGGGGGGGATCAGTTATTTACAACATTATCTCTTTCTGATCTCAGGGCCCTCACCAAGAACCTGTTCAACCCCCAGTTTGGCAGCATTTTCCGGACGTATCACAATCCCACCTACTTCTCCCGGCGCCTGGTCCGGTTTTCTGATATTTACATGTCCTCTATCAGTTCTCTGCTGAACTACAATATCAACTTCACCTTCTACCCCCGCCGGACCCCCTTGCAGCATGAAGCCCCCCTCTGGATGGACCAGCTTTGCACAGGGTGCATGAAGACCCCCTTCTTGGAGAAAATGGCACAAATCCGATGAGAAAAGTCCATTCTAATCTCAGTGAGCTTCATTGGCAGGACAGCGGCAGCCACTTACCTCTTATCATTGACTGTTCCTCATTGACTGATCACATTGGTTCTGCTTCCCCTCTGACTGGGTCAGTCCCGGCCACCAGTAAAGATCCAGCCCCAGTGATAATGAAACTGGATCTCCTCATGTCGTCCTATTTATAAGGTGCTTAAAGAGAGAGAAGTTTCTCAGTCTCTGCACTTAAATAGAAGTTATGGGATTTGTGATGGGTCAGTTGTGTTGTCTCAATACATCCCTAGCGTTAATGCCACGGGCAGGGAGTGTCTCCCAAGGAGAAATTGAGCAGCTCTGCAATTGGTCAGGGACAACCATGGGCAATAGACATCATTTCAGAGAATATTTGGGTTTAAGTGCTTTGGGCTAAGATTTCCTGTGCTTTGTGACAATTACCTGCAATATCTAATTATTATAAGACAATGATGTCACACAAAGAGTTCTGGTCATGCTGGGGCCACAGTCTCTCTCTAAGGGCCACATTAGGCCTACAGATCTCCAGCAGAACAACCCTGGTTTAGAGCAAATAACTTGCAATATttgatgtattaaaggagaaatgcAGAAACAGACAAAATCCCCTTAATCTTGtagacaataatgaataataGGTGCTGCCATTTTCTCTATGGGCTAAAAATGatcattaactttaaaaaattgcccctttatgTTGCTCCCCATAGACTGAGACTGTCCCTGCATCACATGAGGAGTGGGTGTGTCCTGATGGTTCCTAGCAGAGGGGgactagccaatcacagctcaccATTTACTCAGATATAGGCGTGGGTTactctgattggttcctatggtGCAGAGGGCTGAGTGCCACCAACACAGCCTGGGAacagaggcagcaggaagtggaacagatgggcgggactagcaGTGTTTTAGGGGGAATTTCCCAAAAAGCAGCTCAAAACACAAGAGCTCTCAGCACATTTCTTCTGTATTCAGAGGTGTGTAATGCACCGGCACATTCTTCTCTTTACACAATAcgtctcctttaaagttacaaaaCCTGGGCCTTGGGAGAGTAGGTGCCCCAACCATAGCTGCGCGTCACTATAAAGGTGCCATGGTGGTAATAGACACTTCATACACAGGTAATAGACAGGTAATAGACATTCGATACACAGGTTAATACACAGTTAATACACAGGTAATAGACAGGTAATAGACAGTTGATACACAGGTAATAGACATTCGATACACAGGTTAATACACAGGTAATAGACAGTCAATACACAGGTAATAGACAGTTGATACACAGGTCATACACAGGAAATACACAGTTAATAGACAGTTGATACACAGGTAATTGACAGTTAATAGACAGGTAATAGACAGTTGATACACAAGTAATACACAGTTAATAGACAATTGATACACAGGTAATACACAGTCCATACACTTGTttaaaggccacctaggcccgggcctagggcggcaggattttagggggagacatgctgcccaaccacacccacattggttcaaaaacactggggatgcgctggagatacaatcattttttaaatttcccatgcgccaatccccattgctcctgtccagataaaaatttgcatgaataaaggggaggggacaggggcgatgaatggcagtgggcctaggggcgcccactatgtaataCACAGGTAATACACAGGTAATACACAGTCGATACACAGGTAATAGACAGTCGATACACAGGTAATACACAGTCGATACCTCCATTGTCTGTTTCAGCCTGTAATAAGAACAGAGTGTTAGCTCCACCCACATCAACTGTCACATGGCAAAGGGCCATTGTCATTGTCAAGTGTGAAGAATATGACAAAAACTAGTTCAACTGGGAAATTCTTTAAGCTGGAATGGGAAACACTCCCCCTGTCAACTGCAACTCAGGCCAAAACCCCCCTAAGGGACAACATGAAATACCCCCTgtcaggggggaggggggaagtgTTTCCCATTCCAGGCTAAAGAATTTCCCAGTTCAGTAAGTGCCAGGGGTTTCAGGGTTCCTTGGTCTGTAGGAGGAGTGAGAGGCAGGATGAGGTTAGTTATGAGAGCAGCCAGGAGCTCACATCCACCACTATAATGTCTCTAGGACTAGGAGATTCCTGCTGTGACTAGTAGCTCGGGGTCTGTGGTCTCATGGCTGGGATTCTGCAATGGATGGAATTATTGAAACCTTTATGAAATCATCAGTGTTCAGTGATCAGCACCAGCCAAGAAATGGTGGGGCCAAACGTATCCCTGGTTAACCCTTCCTCCACCAGTACAGAAAGGTTCCAAATGTAACAGAGAGATGAGGCAGTGAGAGCCGCAATCCCATCCTCAAACTCACATTTACATCAATGATCAAAGTGGGGGAAATCAAAATGCAACAAATCtggctttttttcacaattaGAGGTTAAGGTGCTTGGTGCAGGTATTGGGGGTTAAGGAGCGGAGGGAAGAGAGGGCAGTTGCAAGTAACTAGGAGGGTAGGGAGGACAGTTGCAAGTAACTAGGAGGGTAGGGAGGGCAGTTGCAAGTAACTAGCAGGGTAGGGAGGGCAGTTGCAAGTAACTAGGAGGGTAAGGAGGGCAGTTGCAATTAACTAGGAGGGTAGGAGGGTAAGGAGGGCAGTTTCAAGTAACTAGGAGGGTAAGGAGGGCAGTTGCAATTAACTAGGAGGGTAAGGAGGGCAGTTGCAAGTAACTAGGAGGGTATGGAGGGCAATTGCAAGTAACTAGGAGGGTATGGAGGGCAGTTGCAAGTAACTAGGAGGGTAGGGAGGACAGTTGCAAGTAACTAGGAGGGTAGGGAGGGCAGTTGCAAGTAACTAGCAGGGTAGGGAGGGCAATTGCAAGTAACTAGGAGGGTAAGGAGGGCAATTGCAAGTAACTAGGAGGGTAAGGAGGGCAGTTGCAATTAACTAGGAGGGTAGGAGGGTAAGGAGGGCAGTTTCAAGTAACTAGGAGGGTAAGGAGGGCAGTTGCAATTAATAGAGGGTAAGGAGGGCCAGTTGCAAGTAACTAGGAGGTAAGGAGGGCATTGCAATAACTAGGAGGGTAAGGAGGGCAGTTTCAAGTAACTAGGAGGGTAAGGAGGGCAGTTGCAAGTAACTAGGAGGGTATGGAGGGCAATTGCAAGTAACTAGGAGGGTATGGAGGGCAGTTGCAAgtaactaggggtagggagaCAGTTGCAAGTAATAGGAGTAGGGAGGGCAGTTGCAAGTAACTAGGAGGGTAAGGAGGGCAGTTGCAATTAACTAGGAGGGTAAGGAGGGCAGTTTCAAGTAACTAGGAGGGTAAGGAGGGCAGTTGCAATTAACTAGGAGGGTAGGAGGGTAAGGAGGGCAGTTTCAAGTAACTAGGAGGGTAAGGAGGGCAGTTGCAATTAACTAGGAGGGTAAGGAGGGCAGTTGCAAGTAACTAGGAGGGTATGGAGGGCAATTGCAAGTAACTAGGAGGTATGGGGCAGTTGCAAGTAACTAGGAGGGTAGGGAGGACAGTTGCAAGTAACTAGGAGGGTAGGGAGGGCAGTTGCAAGTAACTAGGAGGGTAAGGACGGCAGTTGCAATTAACTAGGAGGGTAGGAGGGTAAGGAGGGCAGTTTCAAGTAACTAGGAGGGTAAGGAGGGCAGTTGCAATTAACTAGGAGGGTAAGGAGGGCAGTTTCAAGTAACTAGGAGGGTAAGGAGGGCAGTTGCAATTAACTAGGAGGGTAAGGAGGGCAGTTGCAAGTAACTAGGAGGGTATGGAGGGCAGTTTCAAGTAACTAGGAGGGTAAGGAGGGCAATTGCAAGTAACTAGGAGGGTAGGGAGGGCAGTTGCAAGTAACTAGGAGGGTATGGAGGGCAGTTGCAAGTAACTAGGAGGGTAGGGAGGGCAGTTTCAAGTAACTAGGAGGGTAAGGAGGGCAATTGCAAGTAACTAGGAGTAGGGAGGCAGTTCAAGTAACTAGGAGGGTAAGGAGGGCAATTGCAAGAAACCCTAGGGGGGTAGGGAGGGGAGTTGCAAGTAACTAGGGAGGGTATGGAGGGCAGTTGCAAGTAACTAGGAGGGAAAGAGGGAATTGTAAGTAACTAGGAGGGAAGGAGGGCAG
This window contains:
- the LOC108704424 gene encoding 5'-nucleotidase domain-containing protein 2, which gives rise to MASCCLRMSPRSASAVGCYLSSTKGTKERGLLSALCQRAPRHLLPRAQLVTHSQDSGTRPSQTGTEGQAPHETVDTKTQLWSRYHEMKKLIHDLLPPGVCNLLNPNMICANNEISLAEIEIYGFDYDYTLAQYSDGLHPMIFSTARDILIQQYKYPEGIRRYEYIPGFAIRGLHYDIHKSLLMKIDAFHYVQLGTAYRGLKPVPDDELRDLYGGTQHIPLFQMSDFYGKGPSMKQFMDVFSLPEMNLILSVTDFFISNNIDFDPVHLFKDITDSIKDVHVKGLVYTWIEKDMEHRILRGDEVSAVLNRLLNHKKKLFLITNSPFSFVDKGMKHMVGKDWRDLFDVIIVKADKPAFFTDWRKPFRRLDEKGALQWDKINCLEKGKIYKQGNLFEFLQLTGWRGSKVLYFGDHLYSDLADLMVRHGWRTGAIVPELEAEIRIINSEQYMHSLTWQQALTGLLERMQMHQDAESKQILLEWLEERQELRALTKNLFNPQFGSIFRTYHNPTYFSRRLVRFSDIYMSSISSLLNYNINFTFYPRRTPLQHEAPLWMDQLCTGCMKTPFLEKMAQIR